The window TGGGTACCAAAGGACTAAGCCTGTGTCCAAGAGGAGCAGGCACATTGTGCAACAGTAGTAGAATATTAGAGTACTGCATAAAACCTGGCGAAAACAGAAGTACAAGCTAAGGTTTAAATATAGAAGCACACTACATATGTAGTGTAGACACTACATATGCAGGTATGAAAGAATCCTGCAAACAAGGAAGGTGTAAAAGTGAAGAAAATAACAGCAATACTCCTTGCAGGAATGCTTATTGCAGTTACAGCAGGAGTGGGAATCGTGGCCGCAGCTAACGGACAGACAGGCAATTCAGGTTACTTTGGTTCCATGCACCAGTGGGCGGCCAACAGGATGAACCAGTATGGTTACGGCGGATGCCCGTTCTACCAGTCCTATGTGAACGATGGCAACAATACAGTTGAGCTTGAGGTTTCAACGATCGAAGAAGCCATAACAGTCGCAGAGGCAGAGACCGGCCAGGACATCTCGGAAGATAACGTCTACCAGATGGGAAGATGGTGGGTGTTCAGCTATGCGGATGATGAAGGCACCATCAAGCAGGGACGTATCGACGCATATACAGGTGAGGTCATAGAGGACTTCTATGCAGGCTCCGCAAACCAGGGACAGTACCAGAATGGCCGTGGGATGATGCGTGGCGGCGGATATGGTGGCGGATACTGCGGTGCATATTATAACAGATAAAGCAATAGGCATCAGATTCTATAGCGAACAATAGCAAATATAATATGGACCTCCACCATATACCTTTTTAAAAATAGTTTATGAGAGGTGAACTTTATGATGGGCAGCGGCATGTATGGTGCATATTCCTTCTGGGGCATACTAGTGAATATCTTCGTCATTCTATTAATCGTAGGAATAGTGGTCCTGCTATTGAACAGGTCCGAGTTCGTAAGTTCCGGGAATAACGAACGGCTGGCAAGGCTTGAAAAAGATGTGGACGAGATCAAGAGGACAGTGCAGGCCATAAAGGAAAAGCTCGATGAGATCTGAGCTGTCTTCATTGATCCGGAAAAGTGGCACGATGACAAAGACGCTTCAGCAGATCACGGATATAGGCGAGGCTATATCGCACCCTGTCCGTTTAAAGTTGCTATACCTGCTCTCAGAGAGAGAGAGGTATGTATACGACCTGGCAAAGGACCTTAACCTTTCGCGCCAGGTCGTACAGTTGCACCTGAAACGGCTGGAGAATGCGGGATTTGTTGAAAGTGACCTCCGGCTTGAGGACAATGACATGAGAGCAAAGAAGTTCTTTAAACTGAAAGACTTTGATGTCAGAATCGGAATTGATGATCTCATGAAGATATTCGAATGAATTTTCTCACAGCCGGGCGCCAAACAGACAAGTCCCTGGACTATGGTTTTGACCTTATCAGTCTGAAAACATCCTTCAGGGCAAGGTTCTTTTCTTCAGCAACAGTAAGACCTGCTTTCCTGATGTTTTCAACTGTTTCACGGTTGATGTTGACTCCTGTCAGGCCAGTGGTGACAGGATTGAGAAGGTCTTCAACTGATGCTATTATTTTGTTACGGCTTCTCATGTGCTCCAGAGTGATGACAGTGCCTTGAGGCTTGCATACACGCCCCATTTCCTTTAAGGCAGCAGCAGGATCAGGAATGGAACACAGTACGAATGTGGTTATGACGTAGTCAAAGCAGTCATCTATAAACCCCAGATGCTCAGCATCCATTAAGAGAAGGGAAACGTTCTTTTTTCCTGCCGCCCTCCTTTTTGCACGGGCGAGCATTTTACTGCTTATGTCAATCCCCACCATCTCGCAGTCGTCCGGATAATAAGGGATGTTCTTTCCGGTTCCCACGCCTACCTCAAGCACCCTTCCCTTCAGGCCGGCGAAAACTTCCCGCCTCCAGTCGCCATATCTCATCAGTTCCATAGGTGTTTCCATAAGGTCGTACACATGAGAGAAGCGGTCGTACTTTGAGATAATGGACATATATCCATCTCTGGTCTTAATCTTTAAATCCGTACTGCCATTATGCAGCTTTCAGAGAATAGAGCCACCAGCATATTTAGAAAGTGATATAAACGAACAAGGATTTGATTCATATAAGAGGATCAAAAGAGGAAAAGCATGGTTACCAAACAGGAAGAATACTGGAAGAAAGATAATTTCGTAGTCGTTACCGATGGCACAAAACCGGCTATGAAATGGACCATTGACGAACTGAAAAAAAGAGGAAAGAAAGTGCATGTAGTTGACCTCTCTGACAAGCCAGCCCAAGACACATTCAAGGATGTCGCCCAATTACCGGGAGGCGCAGAGAATGCCATCATTGGTGTCACAAAGACCGAGCCTGCAAGGATCATTGAAAAGCTTGCATCCAAGGGCATAAGGAATTTCTGGGTGCACTGGAAGACTGATACCTGTGACGTGGAGCATCTGACGGCTGATCCGGAACTTAGTATAATAACCGGACGGTGTCCGATGATGTACCTCGGGAAAGGCGCAAGCATGCATGGATTCCATCGATTCGTTGCACGTTCCCTTGGCAAATACTGAAGATCAAATGCGGGTTTGAGAGGATGGCTTAGACGATGGACACAACATCCTGTGTAACCCGCATGAAATAACTTTTCATGTACATACTCGGACAAAACATCACAGATTGCTTATATATGTGTTCACCGTAATTATCCGTTACAGTCAGATCAGAACGATGATTATACAACCATCTAAAACGAAGCTTCAAATGCTTCTGCCGATGGTTCTATCACATTAATATAAATGTTGGCAGACAATACTCCCCTCAGATATAATGTACAACAATCCTATACAAACGATAATAAGTTTGCTTTCACAATGCCAACATTTATATTATTTCTTCCCAACATCTTTTTAATGCAGGTCTCCCCAGGCAATGGGACTGGTACAGCTTAAATAACAAAGATACCTAAATAGTAATGGGAATCAAACGATCTCCCGGGAAAAGGAGTGGAACATGCTGGAAAATGACGACCTAGACAGTTTGCTTACAGGAAAGCCCTCAGAGCGCGAACGTGTGAAAATGGAGCATGAGTATATGCATAAAGCTGCTTCTCACCCTATCCGCCGGCAGATCGTAAGGGAGATAGGCGCCTTCGGTGCAACAAAAGATGATATCCTGAAGGCTGTGGATGTTGACGAGAAGGTGTTCAGGTACCACACGGAA of the Methanolobus chelungpuianus genome contains:
- a CDS encoding PepSY domain-containing protein, translating into MKKITAILLAGMLIAVTAGVGIVAAANGQTGNSGYFGSMHQWAANRMNQYGYGGCPFYQSYVNDGNNTVELEVSTIEEAITVAEAETGQDISEDNVYQMGRWWVFSYADDEGTIKQGRIDAYTGEVIEDFYAGSANQGQYQNGRGMMRGGGYGGGYCGAYYNR
- a CDS encoding ArsR/SmtB family transcription factor, which produces MTKTLQQITDIGEAISHPVRLKLLYLLSERERYVYDLAKDLNLSRQVVQLHLKRLENAGFVESDLRLEDNDMRAKKFFKLKDFDVRIGIDDLMKIFE
- a CDS encoding class I SAM-dependent methyltransferase, with translation MSIISKYDRFSHVYDLMETPMELMRYGDWRREVFAGLKGRVLEVGVGTGKNIPYYPDDCEMVGIDISSKMLARAKRRAAGKKNVSLLLMDAEHLGFIDDCFDYVITTFVLCSIPDPAAALKEMGRVCKPQGTVITLEHMRSRNKIIASVEDLLNPVTTGLTGVNINRETVENIRKAGLTVAEEKNLALKDVFRLIRSKP
- a CDS encoding winged helix-turn-helix domain-containing protein → MLENDDLDSLLTGKPSERERVKMEHEYMHKAASHPIRRQIVREIGAFGATKDDILKAVDVDEKVFRYHTEFLINGDLLSMLEGKYFLTEKGLEILANIK